The genome window catggtgacatccaatgttcacgctcaatcttaccatacatagtacttttatgatcccaggctggtttaataagtcaaagtttagccgggaagttagcgtctaaaatatataaccgatagtctcaacttagatgcacagatggacataattaatccttgtacggtttgtacctacttgactcctcagtttaagttaaggagtcctttgtttacagcttgtaccgttactttcaggagcataccgttaaattcgatgatcttatgtgttcactcaaatcgaataaacaaagacattatagttcctagaatactgaagatgactccggttatgagatacagacaaccaagttctttatgattgcagtacaccaccaccccactggactgcttaagacagctaaaagtgttggatttcaatatcacggtaatcatgtttgcttggaagctgtagtcattataactattgatttagtataagcatagaaccaatccggtagtaagatatacgatagtagctaatctaccatataagatataagtcgcttgtggaatagcactaccaataataatcaagaagatcatactgtatacccaaataattacccatccactgactacatttcgagtcataaaatgttgtcgtatcaacattcgagtattcaaagctcgaatttcagataaaagagctaagttaatga of Besnoitia besnoiti strain Bb-Ger1 chromosome Unknown contig00058, whole genome shotgun sequence contains these proteins:
- a CDS encoding cytochrome b (encoded by transcript BESB_064380): MIMHLFVPYLPYYLIGLIFLQTAFGLIELSHPDNSIPVNRFVTPLHIVPEWYFLAYYAVLKVIPSKTGGLLVFMSSLINLALLSEIRALNTRMLIRQHFMTRNVVSGWVIIWVYSMIFLIIIGSAIPQATYILYGRLATIVYLTTGLVLCLY